The sequence GCAGTATGATTAtccaacatgcatgcatgcatggtcagTCCTCTCGATCGGTAGTGTGATTtctggatgaaaaagagaaggaaaGGACGCTAGCAGATAGGGGTGACCAATTCCTTTCTTTGGTTTGGACTAGCAAAAGCACCTCACCCTGGTCATTGATGAACTGAATCAACTACAATGCAAGTAAAGATATAGCACCGTGGGTTTTGTGTAACTTATTTGCAAAACCAATTGAAACGGTCCCATCTTAAAAATTTTAATCAAGCATGTTCTGCTAGCTAATTAGTTGTATGCGGTTGCAGAGgctgaattttttttcctttttctaaagAATGTCTTTCTAGTTAGCATACATACAATATATGTATGACTCTTGAATGAAATGTGTAAAAATGTATTACATGTTTTATACCGTTGCGGCGTGTAGTAATTAAAGTTCCGTTGGTAGCAACAAGAGCTTAtatattcttctttttttatggCAGAGCTTATATATTCTTCGGTCATTATATGTGTATTATACATTTGCACAGAAGATtcttttgtttctatagatcCTCAAGGAACTAATGTAGGTTGGCCCTCTCAGTGAGTAAAGTCCAAGCACAATTATGTTGCCAGCCACCAAAATTGAGAGTTTTGTACCTAGCTAATTGGTAAGAACTGACAGATAGTTATGGTCTGATTTAAATTTGAAACTTTTGTTCCTAGTTTTCCCCATTCGTTATATTTTTCAAACGAGAACCTCGTTTCAAGATTACCTAGTTTCCTTTTGAGGTTTCTGGAGTGCTTAGCTCTTTCAATCACATATAGTGTTTAGATTTTCTTGGGGACTGCCCATTCACTTCTTTACAACCTTCTTGATGTTAAATTTTTAATATCTCAAGAAGTCAAGATTAAAAGATAATTTAGTGCCACCAATAAAAAAAAGTATACAAATGCTGAGATGCATGTGATGTGGCAATCGAAGTCTCTATAGCAGGTAATTAGCGTTATGGATTCATCAACTACCCTTTACTGGCCATGATGGAATTGAAGTCATCGACTGCAATTCATGAGGGTGATATGGTGCGTGTTTGTTGTTAAGGCAATGTGTTAAGATTTGTACTAAGGCCTGTAGGGGAAATTTAATACTGTTGCCAACTTATGAACAATGAAGATGACTATATGTAGGCTTTAGCTGTCCAACTGTGCTTTTGCTGCCACATCTCTGCATGTTACTGTGCTAATGACTCTTTATTCCTACTATCATGGAAAACTTATTACATTACATATCCTCTCATCCTAATTAAGGTCGATTTTTTCATAAGCTCTAAAAATAAaatcatctcatctcatctcatcacaCATAATGACTCAAATTAAATATACTAGTGGTATGCTTAGGACGAACATACTTCCATAGATATGTTTGGGGTTTATGAACGGAGGAAAGGGACTTGCCTTTGAGGAAAGGAACTAAGCAACTTAGGAAAGCGTGCGTGCCTACAGGGTTACGTTTGGGGTGTTCATCACTAATCAGTTGCCCTAGGCTCCCTCTGCATGGATCGGATCGGACTGTGTTCCTCTGCACAGGAAACAGAAAGGCCACTGGTCTAGTCTTTATTGTTGCCTCTGTATACATGTAAGCATGCACATCAAACTTTCTGATGCCGGCCCGGGCACTACATGCAAAAAGCTAACATACACACACCGAGAGAGACCGGAATCTTGCGACCACTCATGAGTCAGCACGTGGCGAAGCAGGGTTCCccatagaaacaaaaaatgttGTTGTCATGCAAGAAGAAATGAGGTAGAAGAAATAAGGTAGTAGAACCGTAGAAGGGAGATGATCAGCTGATGGTTTCCTATTTTGTACATGTTCAACTTTAGGAAACATTGTAAGGCCACATGACATGAGTGTCTATTATAAATCTCATACTAAATTACTAATTAGCCTCCCCCAAGCCATTGAGTGTACTTGCACATTATAAGGTCTGTTTCAGCGACAATGTTGGATCATACTTGACAAGTTGACATTCAGGGATCACACATTATTGCACCTTCGCTGCAGTTTGTTACACCCATGTACACGTATACGTCCAATACACAGCTGTCCGAAGCTCCATACAAATGAAGGGAAAAtagcttctccttcttctcagctctctctctctcccgccgTTGCTTTGTGGTTTCTCTCTCCAAAACAACCATGGCGTGACTTGTAGCACCAAAAGAGCAAGGGGTCCCAgtgaggcagaggcagggggcCATGGCGACGCTAACGGACAAGCAAGACGCCAAGAGTTTAATACCAACGGACACACACGCgcactctctctcctccccccaCTGCCTTTTTAACCACCCCCTGCCGCTGCACTCTCACTCAACCACtgcctccagcagcagcagcagcccacgCAGCTAGCTCAGCTCGATCGTCCTCTCCTCTCCATCTCCATCCATCCATTCGATCTCGTGCTCCCTCCCACTCCTCGCCACGCACtaccgcggccggaggagatgatgagcgaTGGTAGGCTGAACGTGGCGACGTCCGCGCCGGGCGACGACTTCCCGTTCGCGccgatgcagcagcagcagcagccgccgccgccgccctacgtCGGGTTCGAGCACGGCGTgatgggaggcggcggcggcgggcagcgcggcggcggcggcgggatgcaGCACCACCTCTACGACGGCCTCGacttcgccgcggcggcgctgcagttCCAGGAGGCGGCGCCTCACCACCAGCTGCTCACGCTGCCGTCCAGCCTCGCGCccatgacgccgccgccgctcccgatgccgctgccgctgcagaTGCCCATGCCGCTGCCCGGGATGCCCGGCGACGTGTACCCGGCGCTCGGCATGGTGAAGCGCGAGGGCGCggacggcgggggcggcgcggcggggggcggcgggCGGATCGGGCTCAACCTCGGCCGCCGCACCTACTTCTCCCCCGGCGACATGCTCGCCGTGGACCGGCTCCTGATGCGGTCCCGCCTGGGCGGCGTGTTCGGGCTCGGTTTCGGCGGCGCGCACCACCAGCCCCCGCGCTGCCAGGCAGAGGGCTGCAAGGCCGACCTCTCCGGCGCCAAGCACTACCACCGCCGCCACAAGGTCTGCGAGTACCACGCCAAGGcctccgtcgtcgccgccgccggcaagcaGCAGCGCTTCTGCCAGCAATGCAGCAGGTACCTTACCTTACGCTCTAGCTCGCAGCCTATAACACAGCACAGTGCCTGTTCTTGCCATGACACGGCCGTGGCGGCGTAGCTACTACTACACAAGCTACCCACCGACTAACTCGCAGGCTACGAAGCCTAGGGCGTACGGCGCCATGGGTAGTTGGGCTTATTTGCCTTTTCACTCAAAGGCTCCgctcggctgctgctgctggtcgtCGATTCCAATCTCCATTCCACTCCACTACACCCTGGTCTGGTGGTCTGGTCTTCCCTTTCCCTGCCCGGCCTCCTTTTCAGAGCTCGGAGCTGTCGTGGAGATCGATCGATATGCTCTTGGTTCGTGTTCCTTGTCTCTTGCGGCCATGGATGGAAGGCTGCGAGCTTCCTGTGCAAACCATGCCTGCCCAAATGCCACTCCACGCTTGCACGGCCGCCACAGGGGCCTCTCGCGTCGTCTCTCTCGCTCAGACACGacacgacgacgaggcctgttGCCGACTGTAGTGTGACTTGTGCAGTGGTGCAGCCAGGATCAAATCAAAGCATGAAATcaactggaaaaaaaaaacacaagctaAGTGCGATGCGATGCAAGAGCTCGATGGATCAGCAGCTGGGTTGTcgtgttcttgcattgcatctGCTGGCAGCTAGCTAGTATAGGATCAGTTCAGTTGGGTGGTCTCTCCTGCATGCCGTTGCTCCAGTTTGCTCTGATCTCGGGATCGCTGGGGACAAAATCGTGAGAGAATCTCAAGGGAAAGGCTGCGGCGAGCTGCTTGCTTTAGCAGACTACTGGCAGTTGCTGCTGCGACGCAGGATCCCGGGCCAGGCCTGGGCGTATCTCTGCTCCTGCTTTACTCTTTATCGTCCTGCTGCATTGACCAATGCGGCTATAGTGGACCAAATTCAGAGTCCAGTGTGCCTGATACGACTGCGCCAAGTGCTTTTGTGTGTTCATCTTTTGAAGGGCGTATGTAGCAACtagcaacacacacacacacacatgtacAATGTGTaggtgaacatgtttatacatGCTAATCATATCGAATTGAATTGTACAATGGCTAGGTTTCACGTGCTGACGGAGTTCGACGAGGCCAAGAGGAGTTGCCGGAAGCGGCTGGCCGAgcacaaccgccgccgccggaagccggcggcctcctcggcgTCGTCCAAGGACGGGGCGTCGCCGCCCGCCAAGAAGCCCACCAGCGGCGGC comes from Panicum virgatum strain AP13 chromosome 4K, P.virgatum_v5, whole genome shotgun sequence and encodes:
- the LOC120704940 gene encoding squamosa promoter-binding-like protein 10, with the protein product MMSDGRLNVATSAPGDDFPFAPMQQQQQPPPPPYVGFEHGVMGGGGGGQRGGGGGMQHHLYDGLDFAAAALQFQEAAPHHQLLTLPSSLAPMTPPPLPMPLPLQMPMPLPGMPGDVYPALGMVKREGADGGGGAAGGGGRIGLNLGRRTYFSPGDMLAVDRLLMRSRLGGVFGLGFGGAHHQPPRCQAEGCKADLSGAKHYHRRHKVCEYHAKASVVAAAGKQQRFCQQCSRFHVLTEFDEAKRSCRKRLAEHNRRRRKPAASSASSKDGASPPAKKPTSGGSMTGSYTTDSKNLSTAKSTMSSNTGSVISCLDQGNKQQLARPTLTLGASLDKDHQHQQQLSTMLQAQAAAGGGHHHHHHHHPEQHFITSLQVHSHNNGGGGGGGGNNNILSCSSVCSSALPPANGDEVSDQNTTNGNGNGNGCGGMHNLFEVDFM